Proteins encoded within one genomic window of Bradyrhizobium sp. 186:
- a CDS encoding acetate--CoA ligase family protein, which produces MEAQVFAASVSSRPWSPRPDASDVVKGIHALLHPHNIVLVGATDKPGNYAERIWNNLVKYGFEGGLYPVNARRETIWGVPCYKDFASLPEKPDHVLVLVPARFAVQVIRDAAAAGARSATIVTSGFSELQDEESQKLAAELHQAVRETGLAVTGPNCLGNLSAGERLFTNIDDRIVTVEQGTVAIAGQSGAIVMAIRQALEDRGVGVGYMVTTGNEAGLETPDLMRYFAEDPSIKVIVVYLEGVRNTKAFRDACKAARAASKPVIALKLGASEGGRAAAMAHTGALAGSIETFDAVATREGVIRVGGLDELIETTECFVHAAVPKGDRLAAVTLSGGKRGMLIDAFYAAGLNFAPLSPHVSSELAKMLGPGSIVGNPLDAGFAAVVDPSVYMKSIELMIDDPEIDIVIIDSELPKAPHELRERNLRIVDKMASRASKPVIYISAMSIGFTDFTKGLRKSLPHLAVMQGMDRAVTAIKSLLDYAKLRKEVPDIASSSKPAARAVLEKALKSASGAALDEVASKKLLKAYGIPVSKEEIARTAAEAVKIAKQIGFPVVAKVVSAEILHKSDIGGVVLNLNSAAEVKKAFADITARVKRLKGKPRLDGILIAQQVKADLELVVGASLDAEMGPVVLFGTGGIDIELMKDVALAGAPLDEVEARLLIGRTKAGVKIGGYRGKPALHEASAVKALVGLSNLIADAGDRIASIDVNPFLINARTGVAVDALIVLNNAAAKRAAGH; this is translated from the coding sequence ATGGAAGCCCAGGTGTTCGCTGCGTCGGTTTCTTCGCGGCCATGGTCTCCGCGACCCGATGCCAGCGATGTCGTCAAGGGCATCCACGCCTTGCTGCACCCGCACAACATCGTGCTGGTGGGCGCGACCGACAAGCCCGGCAACTATGCCGAGCGGATCTGGAACAATCTGGTCAAGTACGGCTTCGAGGGTGGGCTCTATCCGGTCAATGCCAGACGCGAAACCATCTGGGGCGTCCCCTGCTACAAGGACTTTGCCAGCCTCCCGGAAAAGCCTGATCACGTGCTGGTGCTGGTGCCCGCACGCTTTGCCGTGCAGGTGATCCGCGACGCCGCCGCGGCCGGCGCACGCTCGGCCACCATCGTCACCTCGGGCTTCAGCGAGTTGCAGGATGAGGAGAGCCAGAAGCTCGCCGCCGAATTGCACCAGGCGGTGCGCGAAACGGGCCTCGCCGTCACCGGTCCGAACTGCCTCGGCAATTTGAGCGCCGGTGAAAGACTCTTCACCAATATCGACGACCGCATCGTCACCGTGGAACAAGGTACCGTGGCGATCGCCGGACAGTCCGGCGCCATCGTCATGGCAATCCGCCAGGCGCTGGAGGATCGCGGCGTCGGTGTCGGCTACATGGTGACGACCGGCAACGAGGCCGGGCTCGAGACGCCGGACCTGATGCGCTATTTCGCCGAGGATCCAAGCATCAAGGTGATCGTGGTCTATCTCGAAGGCGTGCGCAACACCAAGGCGTTCCGCGACGCCTGCAAGGCTGCGCGCGCGGCGAGCAAGCCGGTGATCGCGCTCAAGCTCGGGGCGTCCGAGGGCGGCCGCGCGGCTGCGATGGCACACACCGGTGCGCTCGCGGGGTCGATCGAGACGTTCGACGCCGTTGCGACCCGTGAAGGCGTGATCCGCGTGGGCGGGCTCGACGAGCTGATCGAGACCACCGAATGCTTCGTGCATGCCGCGGTACCCAAAGGCGACCGGCTCGCCGCGGTCACGCTGTCCGGCGGCAAGCGCGGCATGCTGATCGACGCCTTCTACGCAGCCGGCCTGAACTTCGCGCCGCTGAGCCCGCATGTCAGCAGCGAACTGGCAAAGATGCTCGGGCCGGGCTCGATCGTCGGCAACCCGCTCGACGCCGGATTTGCCGCGGTGGTCGATCCCTCCGTCTACATGAAGTCGATCGAGCTGATGATCGACGACCCCGAGATCGACATCGTCATCATCGATTCCGAGCTGCCGAAGGCGCCGCATGAGCTGCGCGAGCGCAATTTGCGCATCGTCGATAAGATGGCGAGCCGGGCCTCGAAACCCGTGATCTATATCAGCGCGATGTCGATCGGCTTCACCGACTTCACCAAGGGCTTGCGTAAATCGCTGCCGCATCTGGCGGTGATGCAGGGCATGGACCGCGCGGTCACCGCGATCAAATCCCTGCTCGACTATGCGAAGTTGCGCAAGGAGGTGCCCGACATCGCCTCGAGCTCGAAGCCTGCCGCGCGTGCGGTGCTGGAGAAGGCGCTGAAATCGGCGAGCGGTGCCGCGCTCGACGAGGTCGCCTCGAAGAAGCTGCTGAAGGCCTACGGCATCCCGGTCTCGAAGGAGGAAATCGCGCGGACGGCAGCGGAGGCCGTGAAGATCGCCAAACAAATCGGCTTTCCGGTCGTGGCGAAGGTCGTCAGCGCCGAGATCCTGCACAAGTCTGACATCGGCGGGGTGGTGCTGAACCTCAACAGCGCGGCCGAGGTGAAGAAGGCGTTTGCCGATATCACCGCGCGGGTGAAGAGGCTGAAGGGCAAGCCCAGGCTCGACGGCATCCTGATCGCGCAGCAGGTCAAAGCCGATCTCGAGCTGGTGGTCGGCGCCTCGCTCGATGCCGAGATGGGGCCCGTGGTGCTGTTCGGCACCGGCGGCATCGACATCGAGCTGATGAAGGACGTGGCGCTCGCCGGCGCGCCGCTGGACGAGGTCGAGGCGCGACTTTTGATCGGCCGCACCAAGGCCGGCGTCAAGATAGGTGGCTATCGCGGCAAGCCGGCGTTGCACGAGGCCTCCGCCGTGAAGGCGCTGGTAGGTCTGTCCAACCTGATCGCAGATGCCGGCGACCGGATCGCATCGATCGACGTCAATCCGTTCCTGATCAACGCCAGGACGGGCGTGGCCGTCGATGCCCTCATCGTCCTGAACAATGCCGCGGCAAAACGCGCCGCCGGGCACTAA
- a CDS encoding glycosyltransferase gives MKCYEWPTIIPEVVLMPLLSVVVPTLNRPDTLRHALATMACQPVNADCEFIVQNNGGNPDITEMVAGLRDERFKHFASDAVLTMTDNWEAALGHASGEYVTFIGNDDGLMPYACATAVGILADRTIDLLSWRAYSYYWPNYYHPAFRNRLLAEIDLTSSARRISSRDELARIFGFQLHYSHLPMVYNSFVRRSVIDRMRAIGGRYFIGLSPDVASGIANAALTDSFVRLSRPLGMAGFSEHSTGHALFFETPDLLATARGSRDFGAIDGDPKLPDLNALQLFIAKDMLVLKRLLLSDDAKVRVDFKALAQALATDINNRPLLYDQTVQTIGELSRSMPPTSSSRHALPIVRRPAGACVQPDPPVCSMNSTARRSDSIRSRMRCA, from the coding sequence GTGAAGTGCTACGAATGGCCGACGATCATCCCCGAAGTGGTGCTCATGCCGCTGCTGTCCGTCGTGGTGCCGACGCTCAACCGTCCCGATACGCTTCGTCATGCGCTGGCGACCATGGCCTGTCAGCCCGTGAACGCGGATTGCGAGTTCATCGTCCAGAACAATGGCGGCAATCCCGATATTACGGAGATGGTCGCAGGACTCCGGGACGAACGCTTCAAGCATTTTGCCAGCGATGCCGTTCTCACCATGACCGATAATTGGGAGGCGGCACTCGGCCACGCGTCGGGCGAGTACGTCACCTTCATCGGCAATGACGATGGCCTGATGCCTTATGCCTGCGCGACGGCAGTGGGCATTCTCGCAGACCGAACAATCGATCTCCTGAGCTGGCGCGCCTACAGCTACTACTGGCCGAACTACTATCATCCGGCCTTCCGCAACCGGCTGCTTGCCGAGATCGACCTCACTTCGTCGGCAAGGCGCATCTCTTCACGCGACGAACTGGCGCGCATCTTCGGCTTCCAGCTTCACTATTCGCATCTGCCGATGGTCTACAACTCGTTCGTCCGCCGCAGCGTCATCGACCGGATGCGTGCAATCGGCGGCCGCTATTTCATCGGACTTTCGCCAGACGTGGCGTCCGGAATCGCCAATGCCGCGCTGACCGACAGCTTCGTTCGTCTTTCACGCCCCCTCGGCATGGCCGGCTTTTCGGAACACAGCACCGGCCACGCGCTGTTCTTCGAGACCCCAGATCTTCTCGCGACCGCACGAGGGTCTCGAGACTTCGGAGCCATTGACGGCGATCCCAAACTTCCCGATCTCAACGCGCTTCAGCTCTTCATCGCCAAGGACATGCTCGTCCTGAAGCGTCTGCTTCTCTCCGATGACGCCAAGGTGCGCGTCGACTTCAAGGCGCTGGCGCAGGCGCTTGCGACCGACATCAACAATCGGCCGCTGCTGTATGACCAGACCGTGCAGACGATCGGCGAACTCTCGCGCTCGATGCCGCCGACATCATCGTCCCGGCATGCCTTGCCGATCGTCCGCCGCCCGGCCGGGGCGTGCGTTCAACCGGACCCGCCCGTATGCTCTATGAACTCGACGGCTCGACGCTCGGACTCGATTCGATCGCGGATGCGGTGCGCGTGA
- a CDS encoding glycosyltransferase → MDEEFRQRLEQRLEQLENRIALLERNLDLVAAGQRRSSLRSLWRRPPIWTFEQYPPRLLNLNDFKPAPAIPADAPQIAMVTPSYNHAQYIGATIESIVSQGYPKLHYHVQDGASIDGTLDLLKSSGGGISWKSEPDKGQSNAINLGFAGVDSEIMAYLNSDDMLLPGTLAYVANYFMSHPDVDVVYGHRVFIDREGLEVGRAVLPPHDGKALKFADYIPQETMFWRKRVWDSIGPIDESFHYAMDWDFILRAQAAGFKFVRLPRFLACFRIHDAQKTAATYAVGVREMGILRRRVLGFEPTHIQIRRAIAPYLMKQLAYHYGYRLGLVQY, encoded by the coding sequence ATGGACGAAGAGTTCAGGCAGCGTCTCGAACAGCGATTGGAGCAGCTCGAAAACCGCATCGCGCTACTGGAAAGGAATCTGGATCTCGTTGCCGCGGGGCAAAGACGATCCTCGCTTCGCAGCCTCTGGCGGCGGCCGCCGATATGGACCTTCGAGCAATATCCGCCGCGTCTGCTCAACCTGAACGACTTCAAGCCTGCACCCGCGATCCCCGCGGATGCGCCGCAGATCGCGATGGTCACGCCGAGCTACAACCATGCGCAATATATCGGCGCCACGATCGAGAGCATCGTGAGCCAGGGCTATCCGAAGCTGCACTATCACGTGCAGGACGGCGCCTCGATCGACGGCACGCTCGATCTGCTGAAGAGCAGCGGCGGCGGTATCAGTTGGAAGAGCGAGCCGGACAAGGGCCAATCCAACGCCATCAATCTCGGCTTCGCCGGCGTCGACAGCGAGATCATGGCCTATCTCAACAGCGATGACATGCTGCTGCCCGGGACGCTCGCCTATGTCGCCAACTACTTCATGTCGCATCCGGATGTCGATGTCGTCTACGGCCATCGCGTCTTCATCGATCGCGAGGGACTCGAGGTCGGTCGCGCCGTGCTGCCGCCCCACGACGGCAAGGCGCTGAAATTTGCCGACTACATTCCGCAGGAGACGATGTTCTGGCGCAAGCGCGTGTGGGACAGCATCGGCCCGATTGACGAAAGTTTCCACTATGCGATGGACTGGGACTTCATCCTGCGGGCGCAGGCCGCGGGTTTCAAGTTCGTGCGCCTGCCGCGGTTTCTCGCCTGTTTCCGTATCCACGACGCACAGAAGACGGCCGCAACCTATGCAGTCGGCGTGCGGGAAATGGGCATTTTGCGACGCCGCGTGCTCGGCTTCGAGCCGACGCATATCCAGATACGGCGTGCCATCGCGCCCTATCTCATGAAGCAATTGGCCTATCACTACGGCTACAGACTTGGCCTGGTGCAGTACTGA
- a CDS encoding class GN sortase, which translates to MPRLISPLVLALVGIILFSDGTYIHAKAWLAQVLLERAFDSSVATGQTVKPWSWADTWPVARIEVKRIGASAIVLAGTSGQALAFGPGHIDQTVDAGERGSVVYAAHRDTHFRFLRNVAVGDVIEITRRDGRHFRYRADSSAVVRFDASGIDPATEHFELVLTTCWPFDAVTSGPERYILHATLIETGG; encoded by the coding sequence ATGCCCCGCCTCATCTCCCCCCTCGTTCTGGCGCTGGTCGGCATCATCCTGTTCAGCGACGGCACTTACATCCACGCCAAGGCCTGGCTCGCGCAGGTGCTGCTGGAGCGCGCGTTCGACAGCAGCGTTGCGACGGGCCAGACGGTCAAGCCGTGGTCCTGGGCCGACACCTGGCCGGTTGCCCGGATCGAGGTGAAGCGGATCGGCGCCAGCGCCATCGTGCTCGCAGGCACAAGCGGCCAGGCGCTTGCCTTCGGTCCCGGCCATATCGACCAAACGGTTGATGCCGGCGAGCGCGGCAGTGTTGTATATGCCGCACATCGCGACACGCATTTCCGTTTCTTGCGGAATGTTGCCGTCGGTGACGTGATCGAGATCACACGCCGCGACGGCAGGCACTTCCGCTATCGCGCGGATTCCTCGGCCGTGGTTCGTTTCGATGCATCGGGCATCGATCCGGCGACCGAGCATTTCGAACTGGTGCTCACGACCTGTTGGCCGTTCGACGCTGTCACGTCCGGGCCCGAGCGCTACATCCTTCATGCAACGCTGATCGAGACCGGCGGGTAG
- a CDS encoding marine proteobacterial sortase target protein, producing MDTYDAADSDEHPMLGRLIKIGLFLLVQGIAVMLLSFVALLVSFEPGWSATTEQASLLQPGDARSGTLLVKEDGAYTEAIRLGIDIDITVSGPTLRARVTQVFRNPTKDWVEATYVYPLATDGAVDTLKMVVGDRVIVGDIKERQQARVIYEQARRAGQKAALTEQERPNIFTNSVANIGPGETVLVQIEYQEPVHQSGSEYSLRLPLVVGPRYNPAPIVQSVEFRQDGSGWGATTSSPVPDSDRISPPVLDPAKNPPINPTSITVRLKAGFALGEVKSHHHNVKIESPDNTTRVVTLADSTVPADRDFELTWKPAAAKAPSVGLFREHVGDADYLLAFVTPPTAEQTTQKPLPREIVFVIDNSGSMGGTSIVQAKASLAYALSRLQPNDRFNVIRFDDTMDVLFPASVPADAAHVDEATSFVSALQARGGTEMVPAMRAALTDKLADTGMVRQVVFLTDGAIGNEQQLFETITAMRGRSRVFMIGIGSAPNTYLMTRAAELGRGAFTHIGSVEQVEERMRGLFAKLENPAVTGLTAKFSEAKADVTPAIIPDVYRDEPLVLAAKLDKLAGSLEIKGRVGDRPWSVTLPLQNAAEGKGLSKLWAKRKIGDAEVARTMREMTPEETDKTILALALDHQIVTRLTSLVAVDKMPSRPESEPLKLSELPINLPAGWDFEKVFGERPQQAPTQLRDRRADANGRPAARRLTPAAPDAIRLPKTATSAELKMIAGLILIMLSLILFVFNRRQPLLTDAA from the coding sequence ATGGACACCTACGACGCAGCCGACAGCGACGAACACCCCATGCTGGGCAGGCTGATCAAGATCGGACTGTTTCTTCTCGTGCAGGGCATAGCGGTGATGCTGCTCAGCTTCGTGGCCCTGCTGGTGAGCTTCGAGCCGGGCTGGTCGGCGACCACGGAGCAGGCGAGCCTGCTCCAGCCCGGCGATGCCCGCTCCGGCACCCTCCTCGTGAAGGAGGACGGCGCCTATACGGAAGCCATCCGTCTCGGCATCGACATCGACATCACGGTGTCGGGCCCGACGCTGCGCGCCCGCGTCACCCAGGTCTTCCGCAATCCGACCAAGGATTGGGTCGAGGCGACCTATGTCTACCCGCTCGCCACCGACGGCGCCGTCGATACGCTGAAGATGGTGGTCGGCGACCGCGTCATCGTCGGCGACATCAAGGAACGGCAGCAGGCGCGCGTCATCTACGAGCAGGCGCGCCGCGCCGGCCAGAAGGCCGCGCTCACGGAGCAGGAGCGTCCCAACATCTTCACCAACTCGGTCGCCAATATCGGTCCGGGCGAGACTGTGCTGGTGCAGATCGAATACCAGGAGCCGGTGCATCAGTCCGGCAGCGAATATTCGCTGCGGCTGCCGCTGGTGGTCGGACCGCGCTACAATCCGGCGCCGATCGTGCAGAGCGTCGAGTTCCGACAGGATGGCTCCGGCTGGGGCGCCACCACCTCCAGCCCGGTACCGGACAGCGACCGCATCTCGCCGCCCGTGCTGGACCCCGCCAAGAATCCACCGATCAATCCGACCAGCATCACGGTGCGCCTCAAGGCCGGCTTCGCGCTCGGCGAGGTGAAGAGCCATCACCACAACGTCAAGATCGAGAGCCCGGATAATACGACGCGCGTCGTCACGCTCGCCGACAGCACCGTTCCCGCCGACCGCGACTTCGAGCTGACCTGGAAGCCGGCCGCGGCGAAGGCGCCCTCGGTCGGGTTGTTCCGTGAGCATGTCGGCGATGCCGACTACCTGCTCGCCTTCGTCACCCCGCCGACGGCCGAGCAGACGACGCAGAAGCCGCTGCCGCGCGAAATCGTGTTCGTGATCGACAATTCCGGCTCGATGGGCGGCACGTCGATCGTGCAGGCCAAGGCAAGCCTGGCTTACGCACTCTCTCGTCTCCAGCCGAATGACCGCTTCAACGTCATTCGTTTCGACGACACCATGGATGTGCTGTTCCCGGCCTCCGTGCCCGCGGATGCGGCGCATGTCGACGAGGCGACCTCGTTCGTGAGCGCGTTGCAGGCCCGCGGCGGCACCGAGATGGTGCCGGCGATGCGCGCGGCGCTGACCGACAAGCTCGCCGACACCGGCATGGTTCGCCAGGTCGTATTCCTGACCGACGGCGCAATCGGCAACGAGCAGCAATTGTTCGAAACGATCACCGCGATGCGCGGTCGCTCGCGCGTCTTCATGATCGGCATCGGGTCCGCGCCCAACACCTACTTGATGACGCGCGCAGCTGAGCTCGGCCGCGGCGCCTTCACCCATATCGGCTCCGTCGAGCAGGTCGAGGAGCGCATGCGCGGCCTGTTCGCCAAGCTGGAGAATCCTGCCGTGACCGGCCTCACCGCAAAATTCTCCGAGGCCAAGGCCGACGTCACCCCGGCGATCATTCCCGACGTCTATCGCGACGAGCCGCTGGTGCTGGCGGCGAAGCTCGACAAGCTCGCGGGCTCGCTCGAGATCAAGGGGCGGGTCGGCGACCGACCGTGGTCAGTGACGCTGCCGCTGCAAAATGCCGCCGAAGGCAAGGGCCTGTCAAAGCTCTGGGCGAAGCGCAAGATCGGCGACGCGGAAGTGGCGCGCACCATGCGCGAGATGACACCGGAAGAGACCGACAAGACGATCCTGGCGCTGGCGCTCGACCATCAGATCGTCACCAGACTGACCAGCCTTGTCGCGGTCGACAAGATGCCGAGCCGTCCCGAAAGCGAGCCGCTCAAGCTCAGCGAATTGCCGATCAATCTGCCGGCCGGCTGGGATTTTGAGAAGGTGTTTGGCGAACGGCCGCAGCAGGCACCCACGCAATTGCGCGATCGCCGCGCCGATGCAAATGGCCGGCCTGCGGCAAGGCGGCTGACGCCTGCCGCACCTGACGCGATCCGTCTGCCCAAGACCGCAACCTCGGCCGAGCTGAAGATGATCGCAGGCCTGATCCTGATCATGCTCTCCCTGATCCTGTTCGTGTTCAACCGGCGTCAGCCCTTGCTCACTGACGCCGCTTGA
- a CDS encoding helix-turn-helix transcriptional regulator, with amino-acid sequence MQTQDKLADKQLSDEQSREIAETIREELARRRISRQALAEQAKLSLSTLEKVLGGRRPFTLATTVRLEQALGVSLRKSAVVATPPATNDVAPDSLGSYSHRAVSWLEDVYITLRPSFGDKDAIFAYRTEIVWEPKIPSLVFREGERTDAAYEHTGEVAVPHQSGFIYLVIIKHGQHRVITVSRPTVAGEMYGIISTLRAGPGSQLTPIAAPIAYVPIRIVQEPTLGRIAPDNANHALYRSHLRRTVEEPFALFLPV; translated from the coding sequence ATGCAGACGCAGGATAAACTCGCCGACAAGCAGCTTTCGGACGAGCAAAGCCGCGAGATCGCGGAGACCATTCGCGAGGAGCTCGCCAGACGCCGCATCTCGCGGCAAGCGCTGGCCGAGCAGGCCAAGCTCAGCCTCTCGACGCTGGAGAAGGTGCTCGGCGGACGCCGCCCATTCACACTGGCAACCACGGTCCGGCTGGAACAGGCGCTGGGCGTGTCCCTGCGCAAGAGTGCCGTCGTGGCGACGCCTCCGGCCACAAACGATGTCGCGCCAGACAGTCTCGGCTCCTATTCGCATCGCGCGGTGAGCTGGCTGGAAGATGTCTACATCACACTGCGGCCGTCGTTCGGCGACAAGGACGCGATCTTTGCCTATCGCACCGAGATCGTCTGGGAGCCGAAGATCCCTTCACTGGTCTTCCGCGAGGGCGAGCGGACCGATGCCGCCTACGAGCACACCGGCGAAGTCGCCGTGCCGCATCAGTCCGGCTTCATCTATCTCGTCATCATCAAGCACGGCCAGCATCGTGTGATCACGGTGTCGCGGCCGACGGTGGCCGGCGAGATGTACGGCATCATCTCGACGCTCCGCGCCGGCCCCGGCTCGCAGCTGACGCCGATCGCCGCGCCAATCGCCTATGTTCCAATTAGAATCGTTCAAGAGCCGACCCTGGGACGGATCGCGCCCGACAATGCCAACCACGCACTGTATCGCAGCCATCTGCGCCGCACGGTGGAAGAACCGTTTGCGCTGTTTCTTCCGGTATAG
- a CDS encoding ABC transporter substrate-binding protein, with protein sequence MKNKKLSLLAAATALTLLSAQGAYAQKKYDTGASDTEIKIGNVEAYSGPASAYGIIGKTEEAYFKMINDQGGINGRKINWISYDDAYSPPKTVEQIRKLIESDEVFLVFNALGTPTQTAVQKYHNAKKVPQLFLATGASKWNDPKGFPWTMGFQPSYRVEARVFAKYILQAKPDAKVAIFYANDDFGKDYVAGIKEIFGDKASSLIVAEESYETTEPSIDSHIVKLKGTGANVFVNIATPKFAAQAIKKIAELEWKPMQVMTDVSISIGAVMQPAGLQASEGVLSATYLKDASDPQWKDDEGMKKFMAFINKYMPGANVSDINLVYGYAAAQTMAQVLKQSGDDLTRENVMKQAARLKDFAPEVLIPGIKINTSPNDFAPIEQLKMIQFKGGKWDLIGDVISAETGG encoded by the coding sequence ATGAAGAACAAGAAACTTTCGCTGCTCGCCGCGGCGACGGCTCTGACATTGCTCTCGGCCCAGGGCGCTTACGCGCAGAAGAAATACGACACCGGCGCCAGCGATACCGAGATCAAGATCGGCAATGTCGAGGCTTATTCCGGTCCCGCCTCGGCCTACGGCATCATCGGCAAGACCGAGGAGGCCTACTTCAAGATGATCAACGACCAGGGCGGCATCAACGGCCGCAAGATCAACTGGATCTCCTATGACGACGCCTATTCGCCGCCCAAGACGGTGGAGCAGATCCGCAAGCTGATCGAGAGCGACGAGGTCTTCCTGGTGTTCAACGCACTGGGCACGCCGACCCAGACCGCCGTGCAAAAATATCACAATGCCAAGAAGGTGCCGCAGCTCTTCCTCGCCACCGGCGCCAGCAAGTGGAACGATCCGAAAGGCTTCCCATGGACCATGGGCTTCCAGCCGAGCTACCGGGTCGAAGCACGCGTCTTCGCGAAGTACATCCTGCAAGCGAAGCCCGACGCCAAGGTCGCGATCTTCTATGCCAATGACGATTTCGGCAAGGACTACGTCGCCGGCATCAAGGAGATCTTCGGCGACAAAGCGTCCTCGCTGATCGTCGCGGAAGAGAGCTACGAGACCACCGAACCCTCGATCGATTCCCACATCGTCAAGCTGAAGGGCACCGGCGCCAACGTCTTCGTCAACATCGCGACGCCGAAATTCGCGGCGCAGGCGATCAAGAAGATCGCCGAGCTGGAATGGAAGCCGATGCAGGTGATGACCGACGTCTCGATCTCGATCGGCGCGGTCATGCAGCCTGCGGGCCTGCAAGCTTCCGAAGGCGTGCTGTCGGCGACTTATCTGAAGGATGCATCCGACCCGCAGTGGAAGGACGATGAGGGCATGAAGAAGTTCATGGCTTTCATCAACAAATACATGCCGGGCGCCAACGTCTCCGACATCAACCTCGTCTACGGCTACGCCGCCGCGCAAACCATGGCGCAGGTGCTGAAGCAGTCCGGGGACGATCTCACACGGGAGAACGTGATGAAGCAGGCGGCGCGCTTGAAGGACTTTGCGCCAGAGGTCCTGATTCCCGGCATCAAGATCAACACCTCGCCCAACGACTTCGCCCCGATCGAGCAGCTCAAGATGATTCAGTTCAAGGGCGGCAAGTGGGATCTGATCGGCGACGTCATCAGCGCCGAAACCGGCGGCTAA
- a CDS encoding long-chain fatty acid--CoA ligase, whose protein sequence is MAVRHYDWIAHHGRRTPNKVAAIDLASERRFTYSQLDTRVSRLSSFLRDTLKVSRGDRVAVLALNTTDTLEVQFACGRLGAVFVPLNTRLTVPELQFITDDCAPKVMIHDTDLAGTALTVAKLCGVAVSLLLGPGGSYEAGIAAARPLDRIEEVTLDDVSTIMYTSGTTGRPKGATITHGMTFWNCINLGGPACIGPASVLLTVLPLFHTGGLNCYTNPVLHAGGTVMIMRAFDPGVALGLINDPAQGINVFFGVPAIYQFMAQHPAFATTDLGRLIVGGVGGAPMPVPLLKVWEARGVALQQGYGMTETSPAVLVLDREDAARKAGSAGKPVLHTEVRIVRPDGSDAAVGELGELWVKGPNITPGYWNRPEANKSAFTDGWLHTGDATRIDEEGFYYIVDRWKDMYISGGENVYPAEVENVLHQLTAIAEAAVIGIPDPQWGEVGLAIVAVKPGQRLIEADVFAHCAANLARFKCPRQVRFVTALPRNATGKIHKPTLRNEFSVASEVDKAKVADA, encoded by the coding sequence TTGGCCGTTCGTCACTACGACTGGATCGCCCATCATGGCCGCCGCACGCCGAACAAGGTTGCGGCCATCGACCTCGCGAGCGAGCGCCGCTTCACCTATTCGCAGTTGGATACGCGCGTCTCGCGTCTCTCCTCATTCCTGCGCGATACGCTAAAAGTCTCGCGCGGCGACCGCGTCGCGGTGCTGGCGCTAAACACAACCGATACGCTGGAGGTCCAGTTCGCCTGCGGTCGGCTCGGCGCCGTCTTCGTGCCGCTCAACACCCGCCTCACCGTGCCCGAGCTTCAGTTCATCACCGACGATTGTGCGCCGAAGGTGATGATCCATGACACTGATCTGGCCGGGACCGCGCTGACTGTGGCGAAGCTCTGCGGTGTCGCCGTCAGCCTGCTGCTCGGCCCCGGCGGCTCCTACGAGGCCGGCATCGCCGCTGCAAGGCCGCTCGACCGCATCGAGGAGGTCACGCTCGATGACGTCTCGACCATCATGTACACCTCGGGCACCACGGGCCGTCCAAAGGGCGCGACCATCACCCACGGCATGACCTTCTGGAATTGCATCAATCTCGGCGGTCCCGCCTGCATCGGGCCGGCCTCGGTGCTGCTCACCGTGCTGCCGCTGTTCCACACCGGCGGGCTCAATTGCTACACCAATCCCGTGTTGCATGCCGGCGGCACCGTGATGATCATGCGCGCCTTCGACCCCGGTGTCGCACTCGGCCTGATCAACGATCCCGCGCAGGGCATCAACGTGTTCTTCGGCGTGCCCGCGATCTACCAGTTCATGGCGCAGCATCCGGCGTTTGCGACGACCGATCTCGGGCGACTGATCGTCGGCGGCGTCGGCGGCGCACCGATGCCGGTACCGCTGCTGAAAGTCTGGGAGGCGCGGGGCGTCGCGCTCCAGCAGGGCTATGGCATGACCGAGACCTCGCCGGCCGTGCTGGTGCTCGATCGCGAGGATGCGGCGCGAAAAGCCGGCTCCGCCGGCAAGCCGGTGCTGCACACGGAAGTGCGGATCGTGCGTCCCGACGGCAGCGACGCCGCCGTCGGCGAACTCGGGGAGCTCTGGGTCAAGGGACCGAACATCACGCCGGGCTACTGGAACAGGCCGGAGGCGAACAAGTCCGCCTTCACCGACGGCTGGCTGCACACGGGCGATGCGACGCGAATCGACGAGGAAGGTTTCTACTACATCGTCGACCGCTGGAAGGACATGTACATCTCCGGCGGCGAGAACGTCTATCCGGCCGAAGTCGAGAACGTCCTGCACCAACTCACCGCGATCGCGGAAGCCGCCGTGATCGGCATTCCCGATCCACAATGGGGCGAGGTCGGCCTTGCCATCGTCGCGGTCAAACCGGGGCAACGGCTGATCGAGGCCGATGTCTTTGCGCACTGCGCGGCTAATCTCGCGCGCTTCAAATGTCCGCGCCAGGTTCGCTTCGTCACGGCACTCCCGCGCAACGCCACCGGCAAGATCCACAAGCCGACCTTGCGCAACGAGTTTTCAGTGGCCTCGGAAGTCGACAAGGCCAAAGTGGCCGACGCCTGA